A section of the Cuniculiplasma divulgatum genome encodes:
- a CDS encoding MFS transporter — protein MIEILIHSIDVYLMREIIMSDLSDRSVGKAGSIPARLERLPVSRYHWTLVILVGFIYMYESLDLGITGTVSTVLGHFPGHTAFLIAFFGIAVTVGIVIGMAFSGRLADRYGKRRIVLFGLIILLGMSGVIAVIPANFPLLIVLRVIQGIAAGAVYAFPYSYLVEFIPKSRRGYFIGFIDLFFVFGYFLAPLISLFAIPYLSPSISWRVVFAIGFVPIVLYPLYYRYIPESPRWLERNGRYEEADNIVTGIEDRIRKQYGKELPAPVITEDLKEVEAIRPGVRDLFQRKYLRYSIPLWIYTSAMLSGFYISSIYAPTIFESFGFTAFYALLFTLIMNGIMLFPKMGVMFTADRVGRKRLGIMLMALAAVFSLLLYTVHFSLVLVVVLVFAVFWSVNANSPLWRMFASETYPTTARQTGVYFNEMVSRLWSGVIFTLIIGYDIVSASLKGSAKIHAIYFSYLLIAIISIIGAMSVYFLKETANKQLEKIEYEINRETEVRQ, from the coding sequence TTGATAGAAATCCTTATACATTCAATTGATGTATACCTCATGAGGGAAATCATAATGAGTGATTTATCTGACAGAAGTGTTGGAAAAGCCGGAAGCATTCCGGCCCGTCTTGAAAGATTGCCCGTTAGCAGGTATCACTGGACGCTCGTGATACTGGTGGGGTTCATTTACATGTATGAATCTCTAGACCTGGGGATAACAGGAACTGTGAGTACCGTGCTAGGACATTTTCCGGGCCACACAGCTTTTCTTATTGCATTTTTCGGAATCGCCGTAACAGTGGGCATCGTGATAGGAATGGCATTTTCCGGGAGACTGGCTGACAGGTATGGAAAGAGGAGAATTGTGCTGTTTGGCCTGATCATTCTTCTTGGAATGTCAGGGGTTATTGCCGTCATTCCTGCGAATTTTCCGCTACTGATTGTGCTGCGTGTCATACAGGGAATTGCCGCTGGAGCCGTATACGCATTCCCATATTCCTACCTGGTGGAGTTCATTCCAAAGAGCCGGAGAGGCTACTTCATCGGTTTCATAGACCTGTTCTTCGTTTTCGGATATTTTCTGGCCCCACTGATTTCCCTCTTTGCAATACCATACTTGAGCCCATCAATATCGTGGAGGGTTGTGTTTGCTATAGGATTCGTTCCCATCGTCCTCTACCCCCTCTATTACAGATATATCCCGGAATCACCCAGATGGCTTGAGCGGAACGGGCGCTATGAAGAGGCTGATAATATAGTCACTGGCATTGAAGATAGAATCAGGAAACAATACGGCAAAGAACTTCCCGCACCCGTGATAACAGAGGATCTCAAGGAGGTTGAAGCCATCAGGCCAGGGGTTAGGGACCTCTTCCAGAGAAAGTATCTGCGCTACTCAATTCCGTTGTGGATATATACATCGGCGATGTTATCGGGTTTCTACATCTCGAGCATATATGCACCGACGATCTTTGAGAGTTTCGGCTTCACGGCTTTCTACGCACTGCTATTCACCCTGATCATGAATGGCATAATGCTGTTTCCAAAGATGGGGGTCATGTTCACGGCAGACCGTGTTGGAAGGAAGAGGCTGGGAATTATGCTGATGGCTCTTGCTGCCGTATTTTCACTGCTCCTCTACACAGTTCACTTCAGCCTTGTCCTTGTTGTAGTACTGGTTTTCGCGGTGTTCTGGTCTGTTAACGCCAATTCCCCACTGTGGAGAATGTTCGCCAGCGAAACATACCCCACAACCGCCAGGCAAACGGGAGTATACTTCAATGAAATGGTATCACGGCTGTGGTCGGGTGTCATCTTCACACTGATAATAGGGTATGACATAGTGTCTGCCTCACTGAAAGGATCTGCAAAAATACATGCAATATATTTCTCCTACCTGCTCATAGCAATAATCAGCATTATAGGAGCCATGTCGGTATACTTCCTGAAGGAAACCGCCAATAAGCAGCTTGAAAAAATAGAATATGAGATAAACAGGGAAACAGAAGTGAGACAATGA
- a CDS encoding isocitrate/isopropylmalate dehydrogenase family protein translates to MSIYRIAVADGDSIGPEVVHASMDVLNFLQDSIFSDVKIEYREVEVGWKGLKSQGSSLPEESVKKMEASDGLILGPLDVGRYPVGDPGGPSPSGKIRKHFDLFANIRPTVSYGINRNYPDGEVNLVIVRENTEGFYADRNMYMGNGEFMPTKDVAMAVRVVTRRGSQRIIREAFRLAAARRQHVTAVHKGNVLKVSDGLFLQVFGEIAEEFHAIRADDKIVDAMAFDILTNPQKYDVIVTTNMFGDILSDEAAGIAGSLGLAPSLNSGENYAMAQAVHGSAPDIAGKGIANPIAEVLSCGMLLDWLGSRNNDPRLAKMSYLIESAVRKLIVKRENLTPDLGGHGTTESITRGIISRLEEMKK, encoded by the coding sequence ATGAGTATTTACAGGATTGCAGTGGCAGATGGCGACAGTATTGGTCCTGAAGTTGTGCACGCGTCAATGGATGTGTTAAACTTCCTTCAGGATTCCATTTTCAGCGACGTGAAAATTGAATACAGAGAAGTTGAGGTTGGTTGGAAAGGGCTGAAGTCGCAGGGGTCAAGCCTGCCCGAGGAATCGGTGAAGAAGATGGAGGCAAGCGATGGTCTCATACTGGGCCCACTGGACGTCGGCAGGTATCCAGTTGGGGACCCTGGGGGACCGAGTCCCTCCGGAAAAATCAGGAAACATTTTGATCTCTTTGCCAACATCAGGCCAACTGTTTCCTACGGCATCAACAGGAATTACCCCGATGGTGAAGTCAACCTGGTGATTGTAAGGGAGAACACGGAGGGTTTCTATGCTGACAGGAACATGTACATGGGAAATGGGGAATTTATGCCAACGAAGGACGTCGCGATGGCAGTAAGGGTCGTGACAAGAAGAGGGTCCCAGCGCATAATAAGGGAGGCTTTCAGGCTGGCCGCCGCCCGGAGGCAGCACGTGACCGCCGTACACAAAGGCAATGTTCTAAAGGTTTCAGATGGTCTCTTCCTCCAGGTATTTGGCGAGATCGCAGAGGAATTTCACGCTATCCGGGCCGATGACAAGATAGTTGATGCAATGGCATTTGACATTCTGACCAACCCACAGAAATATGATGTCATTGTCACCACAAACATGTTTGGTGATATACTCAGTGATGAGGCCGCAGGAATTGCCGGGAGTCTCGGGCTTGCCCCCTCACTGAATTCAGGCGAAAATTATGCTATGGCCCAGGCGGTACATGGGTCAGCACCGGACATTGCAGGGAAAGGGATAGCTAATCCCATTGCTGAGGTCCTATCCTGTGGAATGCTCTTGGACTGGCTTGGAAGCCGTAACAATGATCCCAGGCTGGCAAAAATGTCATACCTGATTGAATCAGCCGTCAGGAAACTGATCGTTAAGAGAGAAAACCTGACTCCGGACCTTGGAGGTCACGGAACCACGGAATCAATAACCAGAGGAATTATCAGCAGATTGGAGGAGATGAAGAAATGA
- a CDS encoding cyclase family protein — protein sequence MKETWIDFSHTYEEGMPEAAGHAPMKAERVNNRNTGSRITNITFNSHCGTHIDAPYHYVDGGRTIDTFSPDSFHGLAAILDLARDEFQAITYQDIHANRDLIMRADFVFIRTGWEEKWNLDEYIWKYPYISAEAAEYLTKFNIRMVGTDTMSPDPSLRSGLRKGSPAHMALLPRNILIIENLTGMKSVAGKIVEVFCFPLKFAKGDGSPTRIVGRLQG from the coding sequence ATGAAGGAAACCTGGATAGATTTCAGCCATACATACGAGGAGGGGATGCCTGAGGCTGCAGGCCATGCACCAATGAAAGCTGAGAGGGTGAATAACAGGAATACCGGCTCCAGGATAACTAACATCACATTCAATTCGCATTGCGGCACCCACATAGACGCTCCATACCACTACGTTGACGGAGGGAGAACCATTGACACGTTCTCTCCTGATTCCTTCCATGGGCTGGCTGCCATCCTCGACCTGGCCAGAGATGAATTTCAGGCAATAACCTACCAGGATATACACGCAAACAGGGATCTCATTATGAGGGCAGACTTCGTTTTCATAAGGACCGGGTGGGAGGAAAAGTGGAACCTTGATGAATACATATGGAAGTATCCATACATATCTGCAGAGGCTGCAGAATACCTGACAAAATTTAATATCAGGATGGTTGGAACAGACACCATGTCCCCGGATCCATCTCTCAGGAGCGGACTCAGGAAAGGTTCTCCTGCGCACATGGCACTCCTGCCAAGAAACATCCTGATTATTGAGAATCTTACGGGAATGAAATCTGTTGCAGGCAAAATTGTTGAGGTTTTCTGTTTCCCACTGAAATTTGCGAAAGGAGACGGATCTCCTACCAGGATAGTTGGCAGGCTCCAGGGATAG
- a CDS encoding ABC transporter ATP-binding protein: MFNGINYEDYILYVDDLSLEYTIGNKRVYALSHVTFGIRENESIGIVGESGCGKSTLAMAISHILPQNTVVTSGRVYFKGEVIVDSERGASYTLRTTRKSTKIEESLKVVRWKGISIVFQGALDSLNPLFTVGEQISDIYIYRENVQREKAVEMVRQLLDTVGLDKWVYDAYPHQLSGGMKQRVVIAMAISLHPALIIADEPTTSLDVITQYRIIEELRNLRKKFNVSILSISHDVSMVSNLSDRIMVMYAGRIVEKLPGVNFTIAQHPYTALLIDSIPKLTEDIEQVEPISGAPPGLTEVIHGCPFVERCNYVQDSCRNDGSENLRAVSNSHEVACVVLPFKNGRKVQGKGVSAKINLVKAVKQNPVIITRDLTKRFAKRAGLRAGRGGKGAELTAVSGVNIVVNEGESVALVGETGSGKTTLSRIIGLLEVPSDGTLELLGGKVSFEDRKLVKNLRKGIQTIFQDPFQSLNPRFSIYQIISEPVRINKLAQTETEIHGIVRKAMMEAELTPISDYIDKYPHQLSGGQRQRVSIARALTMSPRILVADEPISMLDVSLRAGILNLLRKLRNEAGVTLFYITHDIASARYISDRIYVMYRGEIIESGTTEQIIREATHPYTIALILSSMGVQGSISESLGENIFTQTVDDALPACKFAPRCPLATELCRETKPVLSEVSIGHKVQCHYAVSINRSMASGSAGHAVNFDAVKSFIRDEITPP, from the coding sequence ATGTTTAACGGAATAAATTATGAGGATTACATCCTGTATGTGGATGACCTTTCGCTCGAATATACCATCGGTAACAAAAGGGTTTACGCCTTATCTCACGTGACCTTTGGAATCAGGGAAAATGAAAGCATCGGCATAGTGGGGGAGAGTGGTTGTGGAAAGTCCACACTGGCAATGGCAATCTCGCATATTCTTCCCCAGAACACAGTGGTGACCTCAGGCCGGGTATACTTCAAGGGAGAGGTCATTGTCGATTCTGAAAGAGGAGCCTCATATACCCTGAGGACAACCAGAAAGTCAACAAAGATTGAGGAAAGTCTGAAGGTGGTCCGGTGGAAGGGAATATCAATAGTGTTCCAGGGAGCCCTGGATTCTCTGAACCCCCTGTTCACTGTGGGGGAGCAAATTTCTGATATCTATATCTACCGGGAGAATGTCCAGCGCGAGAAAGCCGTAGAAATGGTCAGGCAGCTCCTAGACACTGTGGGCCTTGACAAGTGGGTTTATGATGCATATCCGCACCAGCTGAGCGGAGGAATGAAGCAGCGGGTGGTCATAGCCATGGCGATCTCGCTGCATCCGGCCCTAATTATTGCTGACGAGCCAACAACATCACTTGACGTCATAACGCAATACAGGATAATAGAGGAACTGCGAAATCTACGGAAGAAATTCAATGTATCCATCCTTAGCATCTCCCATGATGTGTCAATGGTCTCCAACCTCTCCGATAGAATCATGGTAATGTATGCAGGACGTATCGTGGAAAAGCTTCCGGGAGTGAACTTCACCATTGCCCAGCACCCTTACACGGCTCTGCTAATAGATTCTATCCCGAAACTGACAGAGGACATAGAACAGGTTGAGCCCATTTCCGGCGCCCCTCCCGGGTTAACTGAGGTTATTCATGGCTGCCCCTTTGTTGAAAGATGCAATTATGTGCAAGATTCCTGCCGCAATGATGGTTCTGAGAATCTCAGGGCTGTCAGCAACTCGCATGAGGTTGCCTGTGTGGTTCTGCCTTTTAAAAATGGTCGCAAAGTACAGGGAAAAGGGGTCTCAGCCAAGATCAATTTAGTTAAGGCCGTAAAGCAGAATCCTGTAATAATAACACGCGATCTTACCAAGAGATTTGCAAAGAGAGCTGGTTTAAGAGCGGGTAGAGGTGGTAAGGGAGCTGAATTGACAGCAGTTTCAGGCGTAAATATTGTCGTTAATGAGGGAGAATCTGTTGCCCTTGTGGGTGAAACCGGATCGGGTAAAACCACCCTGAGCAGGATAATCGGCCTGCTGGAAGTTCCCAGTGATGGCACGCTGGAATTACTGGGGGGTAAAGTGAGTTTTGAAGACAGAAAACTTGTCAAGAATCTCAGGAAAGGGATACAGACAATATTCCAGGATCCGTTTCAAAGCCTCAATCCACGTTTCTCAATTTATCAGATAATCTCGGAGCCTGTGCGAATAAACAAGCTTGCCCAGACTGAGACCGAAATCCATGGGATTGTAAGGAAGGCAATGATGGAAGCAGAACTCACTCCCATTAGTGATTACATTGATAAATATCCTCATCAGCTCAGTGGAGGACAGCGGCAGCGTGTTTCAATAGCCAGGGCCCTGACCATGAGTCCACGGATTCTTGTTGCTGACGAACCCATATCAATGCTGGATGTCTCCCTGAGGGCGGGAATACTGAATCTGCTCAGGAAATTAAGAAATGAAGCCGGGGTGACACTGTTCTATATTACACATGATATCGCATCAGCGAGATACATCAGTGATAGAATTTATGTTATGTACCGTGGGGAAATCATTGAATCCGGCACCACAGAGCAGATAATCCGAGAAGCAACACATCCATACACAATTGCATTAATACTGTCCAGTATGGGTGTTCAGGGAAGCATCAGCGAAAGTCTTGGCGAGAATATTTTCACCCAAACTGTGGATGATGCACTTCCGGCCTGTAAATTCGCGCCGAGATGCCCTCTTGCAACAGAATTGTGTCGTGAGACCAAGCCTGTGCTTTCAGAGGTTTCAATCGGACACAAGGTACAGTGCCACTATGCTGTTTCGATTAACAGAAGCATGGCTTCTGGTTCAGCAGGCCATGCCGTCAATTTTGATGCAGTAAAATCCTTTATCAGGGATGAGATCACTCCTCCCTGA
- a CDS encoding ABC transporter permease → MIEDIQTIKRNGFFSVHGKLFETVSMYFRNPTGVAAAAILSVYVFLAAFGPLLAPYNPLALDLTNRLAPPSLSHLFGTDGYGRDVFSRVLYAIRLDMAIAFLSISLGYILGVALGLLAGYMGKITDNGIMRVMDILLSFPSILFAIAIAIVIGQGFWTIIIAVTVISIPGFARVSRSAVLSTKSDLYIQAAISQGASRWHIMSKHILPVAITPTIILYALGLGNAIIIAASLSFLGVGIPPPTPELGSMITDGLQYVISGQWWISIFPGLFIVFIVIAFNMMGDTIREVTDVTLRR, encoded by the coding sequence ATGATTGAGGATATTCAAACGATTAAGAGAAATGGCTTCTTCAGCGTTCATGGTAAACTATTCGAGACGGTTTCCATGTATTTCCGCAATCCCACTGGAGTTGCTGCAGCGGCCATACTCTCAGTTTACGTGTTTCTGGCAGCATTTGGGCCTCTGTTAGCCCCATATAACCCTCTTGCGTTGGATCTCACAAACAGGCTTGCCCCACCATCACTATCTCATCTGTTTGGAACGGACGGATACGGAAGGGACGTCTTTTCACGCGTGCTCTATGCCATAAGGCTGGACATGGCCATTGCCTTCCTTTCAATTTCGCTGGGTTACATACTTGGAGTGGCACTTGGCCTGCTGGCTGGATACATGGGCAAGATCACGGACAACGGCATAATGAGGGTCATGGACATTCTCCTATCATTTCCTTCAATCCTGTTTGCCATCGCCATTGCCATAGTCATAGGGCAGGGATTCTGGACCATAATAATAGCAGTTACTGTAATCTCAATACCTGGATTTGCAAGAGTGTCAAGAAGCGCTGTTCTTTCAACAAAGAGCGATCTGTATATTCAGGCAGCTATTTCACAGGGAGCATCCAGATGGCACATAATGTCAAAGCACATACTTCCTGTTGCCATTACACCAACAATCATCCTGTATGCTCTGGGACTTGGGAATGCAATAATAATAGCGGCAAGCCTGAGTTTCCTGGGGGTAGGAATACCTCCTCCCACACCGGAGCTTGGCTCCATGATTACTGACGGACTTCAATATGTCATCTCAGGCCAGTGGTGGATTTCCATATTTCCCGGGCTGTTCATTGTCTTCATAGTAATCGCATTCAACATGATGGGAGATACAATAAGGGAGGTTACTGACGTAACCTTGAGGAGATAA
- a CDS encoding ABC transporter permease, translated as MGPTSKFIGKRIISLIPTIFGVILVTFILSRIVPGNPALILIGPEVNGTELKIIEAELGLNKPLYIQFFLYLWQLLHFNLGYSYILGQPVNYEVAIRFPASLELGLASMIISVPIAVVTGVYAALRVNKAGDHTSRILSLLGISMPVFWIEIVMILVFYTYLGVAPAPYGQLSQSLTPPTRITGMTILDSLLELNFPDFLNATWHIILPAVGLSFASIATLSRVIRSSMLDILNRDYMRTSVAIGLPRKIIVNKYALRNALLPGITVAAIQAGAIISGVVLTETVFSWQGLGLFAVQAIDQLDYPSVMAVVLISGLLFAFFNFLADLIYAYVDPRVRVG; from the coding sequence ATGGGCCCAACCTCGAAATTTATTGGAAAGAGGATTATTTCCCTCATTCCAACCATTTTTGGCGTAATACTTGTAACTTTCATTCTCTCCAGAATTGTTCCCGGAAATCCTGCGCTCATACTGATAGGTCCGGAAGTCAATGGAACCGAACTGAAGATAATAGAAGCCGAACTTGGCCTCAACAAACCTCTTTACATCCAATTTTTCCTCTACCTCTGGCAGTTGCTGCATTTCAATCTTGGGTACTCATATATTTTGGGTCAGCCTGTCAATTATGAGGTAGCTATACGATTCCCCGCCAGCCTGGAACTTGGTCTCGCATCAATGATTATTTCCGTACCCATAGCCGTGGTCACCGGTGTTTACGCTGCCCTCAGGGTCAACAAGGCAGGAGACCATACCAGCAGGATCCTTTCCCTTCTTGGCATTTCCATGCCTGTTTTCTGGATTGAAATTGTGATGATTCTCGTCTTTTACACGTATCTAGGAGTTGCGCCGGCACCTTACGGCCAATTGAGTCAGAGCCTTACCCCGCCAACCAGGATTACCGGCATGACCATACTGGACAGCTTGCTTGAGCTTAATTTTCCAGATTTCTTAAATGCCACATGGCACATAATCCTGCCTGCAGTCGGGCTCTCATTTGCCAGCATAGCCACACTGTCCAGGGTCATAAGATCAAGCATGCTGGATATACTCAACCGGGACTACATGAGGACATCCGTCGCCATAGGGCTTCCAAGGAAAATCATCGTGAATAAGTACGCCCTTCGGAATGCTCTTCTGCCTGGCATCACGGTTGCTGCTATACAGGCTGGTGCCATAATCAGCGGTGTGGTTTTGACCGAAACTGTATTTTCCTGGCAGGGGCTTGGTCTTTTTGCGGTGCAGGCCATAGATCAGCTTGACTATCCCAGCGTCATGGCTGTTGTTCTTATTTCGGGACTGCTATTCGCCTTTTTCAACTTTTTGGCGGATCTGATCTATGCTTATGTTGATCCCAGAGTGAGGGTTGGTTAG
- a CDS encoding ABC transporter substrate-binding protein, translating to MVSKPVYIVAIIIVIVVIAAGLGVGLHILKLPSSSGLKGNTLVIASSDTPSSIDPAVAFDTYSVLFDDQIYQTLVGYGTTTVGGQTVGSLNPVPELATSWVINSTTGAITFNLRQNVTFSNGDPFNATAVKFTLDRVIQMKQGADFHVFSFLNESGIHVLGPYKIEVVPSSPYPWFLNLFQLWVTDIVDPTYVNDHGGVVNGSVNTYMSDHAMGTGPYELNSYSASKIVLTANPNYWGAKPNITNLVFEVVPSPATQQTLLQKGSVNLAYNIPLSEMSTVQGYSNVKVKAGPTSSEYYVGLDENTTPFQNLDVRKAIEYAVNVTDVTNYSTYGYGIPLKSVMAPSIESYIPAFQNYTYNLTTAKHYMSLAGYSKGFSANFYYTSGDPIGTSVATILQSELAKINITLHLQPLESATFDDQAGSGTWQMFYEGWVNLLATPDDGMRPLFNAANMGIYGNYNFFNNTTVSKDLVEAGKLYNETQRDALYHQVQNILASQAVEVPLFNLENVLPMTTNVHNLYIYPTFDIYFGQASMS from the coding sequence ATGGTAAGTAAACCAGTATACATAGTGGCAATCATAATTGTGATTGTGGTTATTGCTGCTGGTCTTGGTGTAGGTCTGCACATTTTGAAGCTGCCTAGTTCATCAGGGCTCAAAGGCAATACCTTGGTTATAGCTAGTTCCGATACCCCCTCGTCCATAGATCCGGCGGTGGCTTTTGATACATATTCAGTTCTCTTCGACGACCAGATCTATCAGACACTTGTGGGGTATGGCACCACAACAGTAGGCGGACAGACTGTTGGATCCCTGAACCCAGTTCCTGAGCTTGCCACAAGCTGGGTAATCAACAGCACCACAGGAGCAATAACATTCAACCTGCGGCAGAATGTCACTTTCTCCAATGGAGACCCCTTCAACGCTACAGCGGTTAAATTCACTCTTGACAGGGTCATACAGATGAAGCAGGGAGCCGACTTCCATGTTTTCTCGTTTCTTAACGAGAGTGGCATTCATGTCCTTGGTCCATACAAAATAGAAGTTGTTCCATCATCACCATATCCATGGTTCCTGAATCTCTTCCAGCTCTGGGTCACTGATATCGTTGATCCAACGTACGTTAATGATCACGGCGGAGTAGTCAATGGATCTGTCAACACGTATATGTCCGATCATGCTATGGGAACTGGTCCATATGAGCTTAACAGCTACTCGGCATCAAAGATTGTCCTCACTGCAAATCCCAATTACTGGGGGGCAAAACCGAACATAACAAACCTGGTCTTTGAAGTCGTCCCATCACCTGCAACCCAGCAGACCTTGCTTCAGAAAGGATCTGTGAACCTTGCATACAACATCCCCCTGTCAGAGATGTCAACGGTGCAGGGATACAGCAATGTTAAGGTGAAAGCTGGACCCACATCATCGGAATATTATGTCGGACTTGATGAGAACACGACGCCCTTCCAGAATCTGGACGTAAGGAAGGCCATAGAATACGCTGTGAATGTCACCGACGTCACCAACTACTCAACGTACGGATATGGAATCCCACTGAAGAGCGTCATGGCTCCGTCTATTGAATCCTATATCCCAGCATTCCAGAATTACACGTATAACCTCACAACGGCAAAACACTACATGTCGCTGGCAGGATACAGTAAAGGCTTTTCCGCAAACTTCTACTATACTTCTGGAGACCCCATCGGGACATCAGTTGCCACCATATTGCAGAGCGAGCTGGCTAAGATCAATATCACCCTTCACCTTCAGCCTCTGGAATCAGCTACATTTGACGATCAGGCAGGCTCTGGTACGTGGCAGATGTTCTATGAGGGCTGGGTAAACCTTCTGGCGACTCCTGATGATGGCATGAGGCCTCTGTTCAATGCGGCAAATATGGGTATCTACGGCAACTATAACTTCTTCAACAACACCACCGTCAGCAAGGATTTAGTAGAGGCTGGCAAACTCTACAATGAGACGCAGCGTGATGCACTGTACCATCAGGTGCAGAACATCCTGGCATCACAGGCAGTGGAGGTACCACTGTTCAACCTTGAGAACGTGCTACCAATGACTACAAATGTGCATAACCTCTATATCTATCCGACATTTGATATATATTTCGGACAGGCAAGCATGAGTTGA
- a CDS encoding helix-turn-helix domain-containing protein codes for MNTIDSSKKYQKTLSIFYSKTAEDLKDTIKILNEYGDLKDLEVLGMGSTTMSLMYSFPKTSAYKWVSKIGFRMHPILVKNGEERWFFVSNESQSVKGIEEELNDSNTSTLRVKKLSTNNFISEYSELFSDVWKVRIDSAVGPEVFNILTQALAQGFYDWPRKSSLSELSRNIKMPRSTLTYRLRKLERLVFRDIGK; via the coding sequence ATGAACACAATAGACTCCAGCAAGAAATACCAGAAAACACTCAGCATATTTTATTCAAAGACTGCTGAGGATCTTAAAGATACCATTAAAATTCTCAACGAATACGGAGACTTGAAGGATCTTGAAGTCCTGGGCATGGGGTCCACAACAATGTCTCTAATGTACAGTTTTCCTAAAACTTCCGCCTACAAATGGGTATCAAAGATCGGCTTCAGGATGCATCCAATCCTGGTCAAAAATGGAGAGGAGAGATGGTTTTTTGTTTCTAATGAATCCCAAAGCGTAAAGGGGATTGAGGAGGAACTGAACGACAGCAATACCAGTACGCTGAGAGTGAAAAAACTGTCCACAAATAACTTCATTTCCGAGTATTCTGAACTTTTTTCTGATGTCTGGAAAGTAAGGATAGATAGTGCGGTCGGCCCGGAGGTATTCAATATATTGACACAGGCCCTAGCTCAGGGATTTTATGACTGGCCTCGCAAATCCTCACTTTCAGAACTCAGCAGGAACATAAAGATGCCGAGATCGACACTTACGTACCGGTTAAGAAAACTGGAGAGGCTTGTTTTCAGAGATATTGGAAAATGA
- a CDS encoding glucose 1-dehydrogenase has product MQDVQIQEKGVKIKILEHGICGTDREIVNGQLSAAAAPSGYNFMALGHEAIGEVMEDGGNFRKGDIVMPVNRRGCGKCLNCLLGRPDFCETGEFIEAGIKGMHGFMREYIYDSPEFLVHVPPDIRDIAIMAQPLSDIEKSLEEILTVQNRLYWKCSDGTYGCRQALVVGTGAIGILFSLLLKSRGFNVTIANRRDPTQAETRIFQEAEISFFNSSNGYGSLGTEHTFDLIVEASGSDASILPSLLALLKNNAVLGLFGFMRSGTANLSNFDIQSIVYKSVSVVGLINGQKPHFEAAMRDLVQWKHMWPGTIESMITKVTINEVKRNENLLLNKQPGEIKMKIIW; this is encoded by the coding sequence GTGCAGGACGTGCAAATTCAGGAGAAGGGTGTAAAAATCAAGATCCTTGAACACGGCATATGCGGAACAGATCGTGAAATCGTCAATGGACAGCTTTCTGCAGCTGCTGCCCCCTCTGGTTATAATTTCATGGCACTTGGGCACGAGGCAATTGGGGAGGTAATGGAGGATGGCGGGAATTTCAGGAAAGGCGATATTGTCATGCCTGTTAACAGAAGAGGATGCGGGAAGTGCCTGAACTGCCTCCTGGGGAGACCTGATTTCTGCGAAACTGGCGAATTCATAGAGGCTGGCATAAAGGGCATGCACGGTTTCATGCGTGAATACATATATGATTCTCCTGAATTTCTTGTGCATGTTCCCCCTGATATAAGGGATATAGCCATCATGGCACAGCCTCTTTCTGACATTGAGAAGTCCCTGGAGGAGATTCTGACAGTACAGAACAGACTTTACTGGAAATGCAGTGATGGGACATATGGCTGCAGGCAAGCATTAGTTGTGGGAACAGGAGCTATTGGTATTCTATTTTCACTGCTGTTGAAAAGCCGTGGCTTTAACGTTACCATTGCAAACAGAAGAGATCCAACACAGGCTGAAACGAGAATTTTCCAGGAGGCGGAAATATCATTCTTCAATTCCTCCAACGGATATGGGTCTCTTGGAACTGAACATACGTTTGATCTGATAGTGGAAGCTTCAGGTTCCGATGCATCTATTCTGCCATCACTCCTGGCACTTCTTAAGAATAATGCTGTTCTGGGGTTATTCGGCTTCATGCGTTCTGGGACAGCAAATTTGAGTAATTTTGATATTCAGAGTATAGTTTATAAGTCAGTATCGGTGGTTGGTTTGATAAACGGCCAGAAGCCGCATTTTGAAGCTGCCATGAGAGACCTTGTTCAGTGGAAGCATATGTGGCCAGGGACTATTGAATCAATGATAACTAAGGTGACTATCAACGAAGTGAAACGAAATGAAAATCTTCTGTTGAATAAGCAGCCAGGTGAAATCAAAATGAAAATCATCTGGTAA